The following coding sequences are from one Homalodisca vitripennis isolate AUS2020 chromosome 7, UT_GWSS_2.1, whole genome shotgun sequence window:
- the LOC124365848 gene encoding UDP-glycosyltransferase UGT5-like, which produces MWPNPFVFLNVWWLTNPTCKEIFQQESIKNLINSKEHFDLVITESSFGQESMLVFGDRFGAPTITIQGLSSVPALNRDAGNAMSIATVPEMTSFVATDNMTFVQRLFNFVSITCSLFLYYNYQLPAQDKILREYYIQDAPSVAELVGNVSLYLINSHPAVEYPRPYTPNIIPIAGITISPDRTPLPKDLKKFMDDAKEGVVYFSLGTVVPVHVLPEELLQAFVSAFKKLSQKVIWKIDLESIPNLSKNVMLTKWVPQPGVLAHPNCVLFMTHGGAFSQQEAIHAGVPTVGIAFFGDQPANVKFAEHRGIGVRLAFDNISEESISTAINKVLTNPKYKENAQRLSRIFHDRPMSSADSAVFWVEYVLRHGGAHHLRSAATQLSWYQLALLDVLAAVVAVIVILFLVLWKLLSLVCGRKGHKHVSTSKKKN; this is translated from the exons ATGTGGCCCAACCCTTTTGTATTCTTAAATGTCTGGTGGCTGACAAACCCAACGTGTAAAGAAATCTTTCAGCAAGAGAGCATAAAGAACCTGATAAACTCTAAGGAGCACTTTGATCTTGTGATAACAGAGTCCTCTTTTGGACAAGAATCAATGTTAGTGTTTGGGGACAGATTTGGAGCACCAACAATCACAATACAGGGATTATCAAGTGTTCCTGCACTAAATAGAGATGCTGGTAATGCCATGTCAATAGCTACAGTTCCTGAGATGACATCATTCGTTGCAACAGACAATATGACTTTTGTGCAAAGACTATTCAATTTTGTGTCAATCACATGCTCTCTGTTTCTCTATTACAACTATCAGTTGCCCGCCCAAGACAAAATCCTGCGAGAGTACTATATCCAAGATGCACCCAGCGTTGCCGAACTGGTTGGAAATGTCTCTCTATACCTTATCAACAGCCATCCTGCTGTTGAGTATCCGAGGCCATACACTCCAAATATCATCCCCATCGCAGGCATAACTATTTCTCCTGACAGGACACCACTTCCCAAg GATCTCAAGAAATTTATGGATGACGCCAAGGAAGGAGTGGTGTACTTCAGCTTGGGGACAGTTGTGCCAGTTCATGTCCTTCCAGAAGAGCTGCTTCAAGCATTTGTCAGTGCTTTCAAGAAACTTTCACAGAAAGTTATTTGGAAAATTGATCTTGAAAGTATTCCAAATCTTTCCAAAAATGTGATGCTTACGAAATGGGTACCCCAACCTGGAGTGTTAG CTCACCCCAACTGTGTCTTGTTCATGACACATGGAGGAGCGTTCAGCCAACAGGAAGCCATCCATGCAGGAGTACCAACTGTTGGTATTGCATTTTTTGGAGATCAGCCCGCCAATGTCAAGTTTGCAGAGCACCGCGGTATTGGTGTCAGACTAGCATTTGACAACATTTCAGAGGAATCTATCTCTACAGCAATTAACAAGGTTTTGACAAATCccaa GTACAAAGAGAATGCTCAGCGACTATCTCGGATATTTCACGATAGACCAATGTCCTCAGCTGACTCAGCAGTGTTCTGGGTGGAGTATGTGCTGAGGCATGGAGGAGCTCATCACCTGAGATCTGCTGCCACACAACTGTCCTGGTACCAACTGGCTCTCCTGGATGTCCTGGCAGCTGTCGTGGCTGTCATTGTCATCCTGTTTTTGGTCCTGTGGAAGCTTCTGTCATTAGTCTGTGGTAGGAAAGGACATAAACATGTTTCCACAAGTAAGAAGAAAAACTAA